A single Venturia canescens isolate UGA chromosome 1, ASM1945775v1, whole genome shotgun sequence DNA region contains:
- the LOC122419150 gene encoding short transient receptor potential channel 4-like: MSPLHIAVQQKNHQLIEILLELEDIDCSDTALHAIRENESEIAMMILDKKRSKAVISEYEPAIGSSEFPDEMTPLDVAAQCGHYEIIKLLSERGHKISKPHKPSCNCKEVCKPRRAIEDPLTIDKFRLSRYKAVSNGAYICYNSPDPFLEAFILYVELEEAASYEREFYKAYKSLAENVALFATNLIACTRKAEEIELILSQKSGINRQTNFKFPRLLLAMECKQKTFVAHPHVQQVIEHNWIGDWYEWKDKSVLKKVLLVITRIPILPIIVIMLIFVPNISKSKRWKIPVNRFLSGISSYLIFLIFLLIETTIDKCDQQRGPPASGFEPVIVVYVISYIWAAIRLSMVHGRRRYFRSLWNWYEVVMLFIFVLTFLFWVISAIDVQHRGQRDLDRKYWHRYDPTLIAEGLFCIATIMAFFKLLFVFQLDYHLGPLQMSLGKMIKDVTKFLFLFMIVLLAFSAGLANLYQYYDGMVQVDDETKIKTQQAASFVGFGSSLKTLFWAIFCMSPIESADVVIENLAGEKENETIINKHTFTEMIGYLAFACFEFISVVVVLNMLIACMSNTFTQFTDNVAVEWTFGRTEVYIDVMAHNALPPPFNLLPTGNEIQRVGEFIKLLIKPSPEKKARWNFKRCCYIDHVVKDDRQKFRLLMGVLIMRYFRTREVEVEESNTEGLRRDLQQLRDIVKEAMEIPA, encoded by the exons ATGTCACCACTTCACATTGCtgttcaacaaaaaaatcaccaaTTGATCGAAATTTTGTTGGAGTTGGAGGACATCGACTGTAGCGACACGGCTTTGCACGCGATTCGAGAAAACGAGAGCGAAATAGCGATGATGATACTCGACAAAAAGCGGTCGAAAGCTGTAATTTCGGAATACGAGCCGGCGATCGGTAGCTCGGAATTTCCTGATGAAATGACACCTCTCGACGTCGCAGCTCAGTGCGGCCATTACGAAATAATTAAACTTCTGTCAGAGCGAGGTCACAAAATATCGAAACCGCATAAACCGAGCTGTAACTGCAAGGAAGTATGCAA GCCGAGAAGAGCGATCGAGGATCCATTGACGATCGACAAATTCCGTCTGTCGCGTTACAAAGCGGTGTCCAATGGAGCCTACATATGTTACAATTCGCCGGATCCTTTTCTCGAAGCTTTCATACTGTACGTGGAGCTCGAGGAGGCAGCGTCATATGAGCGGGAGTTTTACAAAGCTTACAAGAGCCTCGCtgag AACGTAGCTCTATTCGCTACGAATCTTATCGCATGTACCAGAAAAGCCGAAGAAATCGAACTCATATTGAGCCAAAAGAGCGGAATAAACCGTCAGACGAATTTCAAGTTTCCAAGACTTTTGCTCGCTATGGAATGCAAACAGAAAACCTTCGTGGCTCATCCGCACGTTCAACAG GTGATCGAACATAACTGGATTGGGGATTGGTACGAGTGGAAAGACAAATCAGTGCTGAAGAAAGTATTGTTAGTAATAACTCGCATTCCCATACTCCCGATAATCGTCATTATGCTCATATTTGTGCCGAACATATCGAAATCAAAGAGATGGAAAATCCCAGTGAATCGATTTCTGTCAGGAATCTCAAGTTATTtgattttcctcattttcctGCTCATCGAAACGACTATCGACAAGTGCGATCAGCAGCGAGGACCGCCAGCGAGTG GTTTCGAACCTGTGATCGTCGTGTACGTCATATCGTACATATGGGCAGCGATACGTCTTAGCATGGTTCACGGGCGAAGACGTTACTTTCGTTCTCTATGGAATTGGTACGAGGTCGTGATGCTTTTTATCTTCGTTCTGACTTTCTTATTTTGGGTTATTTCTGCGATCGACGTCCAGCATCGTGGTCAACGGGATCTCGACAGAAAATATTGGCACAGATACGATCCAACCTTGATAGCCGAAGGTCTCTTCTGCATAGCAACGATAATGGCGTTTTTTAAACTGTTGTTCGTCTTTCAGCTCGATTATCATCTTGGTCCTCTGCAAATGtctcttggaaaaatgatcaaAGACGTTACCAAGTTTCTGTTTCTATTTATGATTGTTTTACTCGCTTTCTCAGCAG GGCTGGCCAACTTGTATCAATATTACGACGGCATGGTGCAGGTCGAcgacgaaacaaaaataaagactCAACAAGCTGCCTCGTTTGTTGGCTTCGGCTCGAGCCTCAAGACACTTTTTTGGGctattttttgtatgagccCCATCGAAAGTGCTGATGTCGTAATCGAAAACTTGGCCGGTGAAAAGGAAAACGAGACAATTATAAACAAACACACATTCACAGAGATGATTGGATATTTAGCTTTCGCTT GTTTCGAGTTTATTTCCGTTGTGGTTGTATTGAACATGCTGATTGCCTGCATGTCGAACACGTTCACTCAATTCACGGACAACGTTGCCGTTGAGTGGACTTTCGGTAGAACCGAG GTTTACATCGACGTAATGGCCCACAACGCTCTCCCACCTCCGTTCAATCTTCTACCAACGGGAAATGAGATTCAGCGTGTCGGAGAGTTTATTAAACTGCTCATCAAGCCGTCACCGGAGAAAAAAGCGCGATGGAATTTCAAGCGCTGCTGTTATATC GATCATGTAGTGAAAGATGACCGGCAAAAATTTCGTCTCCTTATGGGGGTGCTTATAATGCGCTACTTCCGTACCAGAGAAGTCGAAGTCGAGGAATCCAACACCGAGGGATTGAGAAGAGATCTCCAACAGTTGCGAGATATTGTTAAAGAAGCAATGGAGATTCCGgcgtaa